One window from the genome of Lentibacillus daqui encodes:
- a CDS encoding dynamin family protein, with product MLESATLPSQQVGINQLTALYETMLDAFDKTSADKILGIYEKFKSQEYVISFAGHFSAGKSTMINTLLGTAILPESPIPTSANVVKITSGRGSVRVFFHDQAPVEYQEPYDMETIKNYCKDKENIKKIEISTSSPIIPTNTALFDTPGIDAADDADRLITEASMHLVDLLVYVMDYNHVQSEVNLQFLRTLNEKQIPFFVVINQIDKHDDKELSFATFADRVDQTFANWNIVPEAIYYSSLMDQHTKYNQFQQLKSDVFARLKEKRNFIDSITQSVRQVMDEHRQELTNVFTEKIAAYPETAMDIADIYEQKQSIEQRISEMEHDHQTLEQGFRQELEATLKNAYLMPHGLREKAAAFLEAQQQDFKVGFFGAKKKTAAERELRQETFLLALQETMESTIQWKLRDKLTSLLKQSGITDQKLIAAIQQIAIDYTTDDLIALVNPGAKVNGQSVLHYTNEVSQDIKQKYKQKALGLWEIIDKQLAQKDKKKRSTFEAELDQINRSLNMEEEKSKLAQTYQDQLNQLEEQFAHPTNTGDMSLDQILAERQQNFEQPLTMEQTATTKIKESVSEPETISTTTDQDSPSSKQVCTNIDKTIEKVEGLPGFQTIVDDLIEKRDRLTNRTYTIALFGAFSAGKSSFANALLGEQVLPVSPNPTTAAINRICPVTTSHSHGTVIVHMKEKKALFDDLVTITKPFNPSATSLADLLQWVKDNDIQQNSELKQLHQSYLQAMINGFAEHQDLLGDSISTGLDDFAAYVSDETKACFVESIDVYYESELTRQGITLVDTPGADSVNSRHTNVAFDYIKYADAMCFVTYYNHALSRADQDFLIQLGRVKDSFQLDKMFFIVNAADLAKDDTELHLVTSYIEEQLLQFGIRFPKLYPVSSKQALHAKLLEEPVGRDMQQFEQDFYSFIQNDLASLSIQAALLDMQRAYQAITNYIASANLNEAEKEQYRTQLENERDSLQQIVDAMDADLYEKQIAQKLEKQLFYVMERLGIRFHDIFKEFFNPATITESGKQATSQLNRNLNDLLDYAGYELVQELRAVSLRVEAYMQSLADDAYTGLKEDTAQIDPKLLLPDLAACHFNTPEYEPAFRELDRAIFDKSLALFKGTKAFFAKNEKEHMKDDIYQTLAPIAQRYVDENQAKMMASYQEQWREMMKYMQQKTMNTINQSINDALSVLTETVDIDDLKIKQQELKQIIE from the coding sequence ATGTTGGAATCAGCAACCTTGCCATCCCAACAAGTGGGGATCAACCAATTAACCGCACTATACGAGACCATGCTTGATGCTTTCGATAAAACAAGTGCGGATAAAATACTTGGTATCTATGAAAAATTTAAAAGTCAAGAATATGTCATTAGTTTTGCCGGTCATTTTTCAGCGGGAAAGTCTACAATGATTAATACACTATTGGGGACAGCCATTCTGCCAGAGAGCCCGATCCCAACGAGTGCCAATGTCGTTAAAATCACTTCCGGCCGAGGCTCTGTCAGGGTATTCTTTCATGATCAGGCGCCAGTAGAATATCAGGAACCTTATGATATGGAAACAATCAAAAATTACTGTAAGGACAAAGAGAATATCAAAAAGATAGAAATAAGTACGTCTTCACCAATCATTCCAACGAACACAGCACTTTTTGATACTCCGGGCATTGATGCAGCAGATGATGCAGACCGGCTGATTACAGAGGCATCCATGCACCTGGTTGATTTGCTTGTATATGTGATGGACTATAACCATGTCCAATCCGAGGTTAATCTGCAATTTTTACGAACGTTAAATGAGAAGCAGATTCCTTTTTTTGTAGTAATTAATCAAATTGATAAACATGACGACAAAGAGCTTTCGTTTGCGACATTTGCAGACAGAGTAGATCAAACATTTGCCAATTGGAATATCGTTCCAGAAGCAATCTATTATTCTTCATTAATGGATCAGCATACGAAATATAATCAATTTCAACAATTAAAGTCAGATGTGTTTGCACGGTTGAAGGAAAAACGTAATTTCATCGATTCCATTACCCAATCCGTTCGTCAGGTAATGGATGAACATCGCCAGGAATTAACGAATGTGTTTACAGAAAAAATTGCTGCCTACCCTGAAACAGCAATGGACATCGCAGACATTTACGAACAAAAGCAGTCTATTGAACAGCGGATCAGCGAGATGGAGCATGATCACCAAACATTGGAACAAGGATTTCGACAAGAATTAGAAGCAACATTGAAAAATGCCTATCTGATGCCGCATGGCTTGCGTGAAAAAGCAGCTGCCTTTTTGGAGGCACAGCAGCAAGATTTTAAGGTTGGTTTTTTTGGCGCCAAGAAAAAAACAGCAGCAGAAAGAGAACTCAGGCAAGAAACTTTTTTATTAGCTTTGCAGGAAACTATGGAGTCAACTATCCAATGGAAATTACGTGATAAATTAACCAGCCTGCTAAAACAATCGGGAATTACGGACCAAAAACTCATAGCAGCAATACAGCAAATTGCGATTGATTATACGACAGATGATCTGATTGCCTTGGTGAACCCCGGTGCAAAAGTGAATGGTCAATCGGTTTTGCATTATACCAATGAGGTCAGTCAGGATATTAAACAAAAGTATAAACAAAAAGCACTTGGACTTTGGGAAATAATTGATAAACAGCTGGCACAGAAGGATAAAAAGAAACGTTCCACCTTTGAAGCGGAATTGGACCAGATCAATCGAAGTCTAAACATGGAAGAGGAAAAAAGTAAATTAGCGCAAACCTATCAGGATCAATTAAATCAATTGGAAGAACAATTCGCGCATCCTACAAATACCGGGGATATGTCGCTGGATCAAATCCTGGCAGAACGACAGCAAAACTTTGAGCAACCACTCACTATGGAACAGACTGCCACGACGAAGATAAAAGAATCTGTATCTGAACCGGAAACAATTTCAACAACAACAGATCAAGATTCTCCATCCAGTAAACAGGTATGTACAAACATTGATAAAACAATCGAAAAAGTGGAGGGATTACCAGGGTTCCAGACGATTGTCGACGATTTGATCGAAAAACGTGATCGATTAACTAACAGGACCTACACGATCGCCTTGTTTGGGGCATTTAGTGCCGGAAAATCATCGTTTGCTAATGCCTTGCTGGGTGAACAGGTACTGCCGGTTTCTCCTAATCCAACAACGGCAGCAATCAACCGGATTTGCCCGGTTACAACGTCGCACAGTCATGGTACGGTAATCGTTCATATGAAAGAGAAGAAGGCATTGTTCGATGACCTGGTAACGATCACCAAACCATTTAACCCATCAGCAACCAGCTTAGCCGACTTACTGCAATGGGTAAAAGATAACGACATCCAGCAAAATAGTGAATTAAAACAACTGCATCAATCATATTTGCAGGCCATGATCAACGGTTTTGCCGAACATCAGGATTTGTTAGGTGATTCTATTTCGACCGGTTTGGATGATTTTGCGGCATATGTTAGTGATGAAACCAAAGCATGTTTTGTAGAATCGATCGATGTTTATTATGAGTCGGAACTTACCAGACAGGGTATTACGCTGGTGGATACACCTGGAGCAGATTCTGTCAACTCTCGGCATACAAACGTAGCCTTTGATTATATCAAATATGCAGATGCGATGTGCTTTGTCACCTATTATAATCATGCATTGTCCCGCGCGGATCAGGACTTTTTGATTCAACTTGGCCGGGTGAAGGATTCATTCCAGCTGGATAAAATGTTTTTTATTGTCAACGCAGCAGACCTGGCCAAAGACGACACAGAACTTCACTTGGTGACCAGTTATATTGAAGAACAGCTGCTGCAATTTGGAATCCGGTTTCCCAAGTTATATCCGGTTTCGAGCAAACAGGCGCTACATGCTAAACTGCTAGAAGAACCTGTTGGCCGTGACATGCAACAGTTTGAACAAGATTTTTACTCCTTTATTCAAAATGACCTAGCAAGCCTATCGATTCAGGCTGCTTTACTTGACATGCAAAGAGCCTACCAGGCAATAACTAATTACATTGCCTCGGCAAATCTTAACGAGGCGGAAAAGGAGCAATATCGTACTCAGCTTGAAAACGAACGTGATTCATTGCAACAGATAGTGGATGCCATGGATGCCGATCTATATGAGAAACAGATTGCACAAAAACTGGAGAAACAGTTGTTTTATGTCATGGAGCGGTTAGGCATTCGATTTCACGATATATTTAAGGAATTCTTTAACCCGGCAACCATTACGGAATCGGGAAAACAGGCAACCAGCCAATTGAACCGGAACCTAAATGATTTACTGGATTATGCTGGATATGAACTCGTTCAAGAATTACGTGCGGTTTCACTTCGGGTTGAAGCATATATGCAGTCACTTGCTGACGATGCTTACACCGGCTTAAAAGAAGATACAGCACAAATCGATCCCAAACTTTTATTACCTGACTTGGCAGCCTGTCATTTTAATACACCCGAGTATGAACCGGCTTTCCGTGAATTAGACCGTGCTATATTTGATAAGTCATTGGCGCTTTTTAAAGGAACAAAAGCATTTTTTGCCAAAAATGAAAAAGAACATATGAAGGATGACATCTATCAGACATTGGCGCCGATTGCACAGCGATATGTTGATGAAAATCAGGCAAAAATGATGGCATCCTATCAAGAACAATGGCGGGAGATGATGAAATACATGCAACAGAAGACAATGAACACGATCAACCAATCGATTAATGATGCTTTATCCGTACTTACTGAAACGGTTGATATCGATGATTTGAAAATAAAACAGCAAGAACTTAAGCAGATCATCGAGTAA
- a CDS encoding CBS domain-containing protein, translating into MKVSEFMITDVISVTKDQSIKELLELLVKHKIGGVPVVDETNTLQGMITDGDVVRYLNPRGRTVYDMFSLVFVTEKEELQHKLDYAIGQAVGDMRRKKDTYYVHPDDDLDSAISILSKHHFKKIPVIDSDHKVVGVISRGDIIRYITTKLL; encoded by the coding sequence ATGAAAGTAAGCGAATTTATGATTACAGATGTTATTTCTGTAACCAAGGATCAGTCCATTAAGGAATTACTGGAATTACTGGTCAAACATAAAATTGGCGGTGTTCCAGTAGTAGATGAAACAAATACATTACAAGGAATGATTACAGACGGGGATGTGGTTCGTTATCTAAATCCAAGAGGCAGAACCGTTTATGACATGTTTTCGCTCGTGTTTGTAACGGAAAAGGAAGAATTACAACATAAACTGGACTATGCCATTGGTCAGGCTGTCGGTGACATGAGACGAAAAAAAGATACCTATTATGTACACCCTGATGATGATTTGGATAGTGCTATTTCGATTTTGTCCAAGCATCACTTCAAAAAAATACCGGTTATTGATAGCGACCATAAAGTAGTTGGAGTCATAAGCCGCGGGGACATTATCCGCTATATTACAACCAAATTGCTATGA
- a CDS encoding IS4 family transposase, with protein MIANNDKENQLPKELKSAFDELNILKHLRDAGINKNLGFTCAYIFKLIFCLIFEGKNWFRLLQSKKSDSLPEKNAIYRFLNNPRYNWRRFLLSLSAATISKVSTLTKNDRPRVLIVDDSSYERNRSKKVELLARCFDHASQKMRYYKGFRMLTLGWSDGATFMPIDFSLLSSQKAVINGINESIDKRTSGYKRRQEALQKAPEQLPGMIKRAFSKGIDASYVLMDSWFTQQPLIGSIVEQGVDVIGMVKDTNQRYLVNDNWVGLKQLYRLAKPTAHHKNILRSIHTTMKNGVDVKIVFIRNRNKKSEWLAILSTDCTLTEQEIIRIYGMRWDIEVFFKATKSLLKLQKEFQGRSYDSLIAHTTIVFTRYILLSWQNRCSTDDRTLGGMFYELCDEVKELDWAVALQQLIELLEDALKKTNSKFKKLIKSQLQHWAAGLPNYIKVYLPNLCCES; from the coding sequence ATGATAGCGAATAATGACAAAGAAAATCAACTGCCAAAAGAATTAAAATCTGCATTTGACGAATTAAATATTCTAAAACACCTAAGGGACGCAGGGATCAATAAAAACCTTGGTTTCACTTGTGCTTATATTTTCAAACTCATTTTCTGTCTGATCTTCGAAGGTAAAAACTGGTTCAGACTTTTGCAAAGCAAGAAATCGGATAGTCTACCTGAAAAGAATGCGATATACCGTTTCCTAAACAACCCAAGATACAATTGGCGACGCTTTTTGCTTTCATTAAGTGCAGCCACTATTAGTAAAGTTAGCACATTAACTAAAAATGACCGTCCGAGAGTACTAATTGTTGATGATTCATCTTATGAACGGAACCGTAGTAAAAAAGTAGAGTTACTTGCCCGCTGTTTTGATCACGCTTCCCAAAAAATGCGTTATTATAAAGGGTTTCGTATGCTCACGCTTGGTTGGTCTGATGGCGCCACTTTTATGCCAATTGATTTCTCGTTGTTGAGCTCTCAAAAGGCTGTAATCAACGGCATAAATGAAAGCATCGATAAGCGTACGTCTGGTTATAAAAGACGACAAGAAGCTTTACAAAAAGCTCCAGAACAATTACCGGGAATGATCAAACGTGCATTCTCCAAAGGTATTGACGCATCCTACGTTTTAATGGATTCATGGTTCACACAGCAGCCACTTATAGGATCCATTGTAGAACAAGGTGTTGACGTTATTGGCATGGTTAAAGATACCAACCAAAGATACCTGGTTAATGACAACTGGGTTGGTTTGAAACAGTTGTATCGGTTAGCTAAACCTACAGCACATCATAAAAACATTTTGCGTTCCATTCATACCACAATGAAGAATGGGGTGGATGTGAAAATTGTATTTATTCGCAATCGAAATAAGAAGAGCGAATGGCTGGCAATCTTGAGCACAGATTGTACATTAACCGAACAAGAAATTATCCGCATTTATGGCATGCGGTGGGATATTGAAGTTTTCTTTAAGGCAACGAAGTCCCTTTTGAAACTTCAAAAAGAGTTTCAAGGTAGATCATATGACTCTCTTATCGCCCATACAACGATTGTATTCACAAGGTATATCCTATTGTCCTGGCAAAATCGATGCAGTACAGACGACCGTACACTCGGCGGTATGTTTTATGAACTCTGTGATGAGGTAAAGGAACTTGATTGGGCTGTGGCACTACAGCAATTAATCGAGCTTCTTGAAGATGCCCTAAAAAAGACAAATAGTAAATTTAAAAAACTAATCAAAAGTCAACTACAGCATTGGGCTGCAGGTCTGCCTAACTATATCAAGGTGTACCTGCCTAATTTGTGCTGCGAAAGTTGA
- a CDS encoding acyl-CoA carboxylase subunit beta has product MAYVDDLQQRIEKIKTGGKEKYHQKNAEKGKLFVRERLAMLFDHDIDVEDAFFANCMDGDLPSDGVVTGIGRINGQNVCVMANDSTVKAGSWGKRTVEKIIRIQETADKLALPMLYLVDSAGARITDQVEMFPGRRGAGRIFHNQIKLSGKVPQVCLLFGPSAAGGAYIPAFCDIVIMVDGNASMYLGSPRMAEKVIGEKVSLEEMGGAKMHCSVSGCGDVLVKTEQEAIAYARNYLSYFPANFKEKPQSVKAKAPKTGEKTIADLIPDNQNAPFNMYDLIEQMIDEDSFCEIKKKFAKELITGLARMDGKSVGIIANQPRAKGGVLFPDSADKAAKFIQLCDAFHIPLLFLMDIPGFMIGTKVEQAGIIRHGAKMLAAMSETTVPKISVVVRKAYGAGLYAMAGPAFEPDCCLALPSAQIAVMGPEAAVNAVYANKISALPEAERPAFIKEKQEEYKDDIDIYRLASELVVDAIIDPENLRSELVTRFAMYETKQVTFTERKHGVYPV; this is encoded by the coding sequence ATGGCTTACGTAGATGACCTGCAACAACGTATAGAAAAGATAAAAACAGGTGGAAAAGAAAAATATCATCAAAAGAATGCCGAAAAAGGAAAACTGTTTGTTCGTGAACGATTAGCAATGCTTTTTGATCATGATATTGATGTAGAGGATGCTTTTTTTGCCAACTGTATGGATGGTGACTTGCCGTCTGATGGTGTTGTCACCGGTATTGGCCGTATCAATGGGCAAAACGTCTGTGTCATGGCCAATGATTCAACGGTAAAGGCTGGATCATGGGGGAAACGAACGGTTGAGAAGATCATCCGGATTCAGGAGACGGCGGATAAACTGGCACTACCGATGCTATATCTGGTTGATTCTGCAGGGGCGCGGATAACCGATCAAGTGGAAATGTTTCCTGGACGGCGTGGGGCAGGAAGGATCTTTCACAATCAAATTAAATTATCCGGCAAAGTACCGCAAGTTTGTTTGTTGTTCGGCCCATCGGCTGCAGGTGGTGCATACATACCGGCTTTTTGCGATATCGTGATTATGGTCGATGGCAATGCTTCTATGTACCTGGGTTCACCAAGGATGGCCGAAAAGGTAATTGGTGAAAAAGTCTCTCTTGAGGAAATGGGCGGGGCAAAAATGCACTGTTCTGTGTCCGGGTGTGGTGATGTCCTTGTTAAGACCGAACAGGAAGCCATTGCTTATGCAAGAAATTATTTAAGTTATTTTCCCGCCAATTTTAAAGAGAAACCACAATCTGTTAAGGCAAAAGCGCCGAAAACGGGAGAAAAGACGATCGCCGATTTGATCCCGGACAACCAAAATGCGCCATTTAATATGTATGATCTTATCGAACAAATGATTGATGAAGACAGTTTTTGCGAAATTAAGAAGAAATTTGCCAAGGAACTGATTACCGGTCTTGCCCGAATGGATGGAAAATCGGTCGGTATCATCGCCAACCAACCGCGTGCAAAAGGTGGTGTGCTGTTTCCGGATTCGGCTGATAAAGCAGCCAAATTTATTCAACTATGTGATGCCTTTCATATTCCATTACTGTTCTTAATGGATATACCCGGTTTTATGATTGGCACAAAAGTAGAGCAGGCAGGAATTATCCGTCACGGTGCCAAAATGCTGGCAGCCATGAGTGAAACAACCGTGCCAAAAATCTCAGTAGTTGTTCGAAAGGCATACGGAGCAGGATTATACGCGATGGCTGGGCCGGCTTTTGAACCGGATTGCTGTCTGGCGTTACCATCTGCACAAATAGCTGTCATGGGTCCGGAGGCGGCAGTTAATGCTGTCTATGCCAACAAAATTTCTGCCCTCCCAGAAGCAGAACGGCCAGCGTTTATTAAAGAAAAGCAAGAAGAATATAAAGACGATATTGATATCTATCGTTTGGCTTCTGAACTGGTCGTTGATGCGATCATTGATCCGGAAAATCTGAGATCTGAGCTCGTTACTCGCTTTGCCATGTATGAAACGAAACAGGTAACTTTTACAGAAAGAAAACACGGCGTATATCCGGTCTGA
- a CDS encoding enoyl-CoA hydratase — MTSVVQYETLADHVAVVTLNRPDAANAMSRKLLSELNACIDNINQDKTIRCVIITAQGEKAFCAGADLKERKGMGNAQTIAAVRKIGETVTNVEQINVPVIAAINGAAFGGGLELALACDIRVASEKAKMGLTETSLAIIPGAGGTQRLSRLIGLGQAKKMIFTAERITAAKALELGLVEQISAKETLLDDVLDLAKAIAKNGPIALRQAKTAINQGYQTDITTGLAIEHLCYKETISTNDRNEGLQAFEEKRKPVYTGE, encoded by the coding sequence ATGACTTCAGTAGTTCAATATGAAACACTAGCCGACCATGTTGCCGTGGTGACCTTGAATCGGCCTGATGCCGCGAATGCCATGTCTCGAAAACTGTTAAGTGAGCTGAACGCTTGCATTGACAACATTAATCAGGATAAAACCATTCGTTGTGTGATCATCACTGCACAAGGAGAAAAAGCATTTTGCGCAGGTGCCGATCTAAAAGAACGAAAAGGTATGGGCAATGCACAAACAATTGCTGCTGTCCGAAAGATTGGGGAAACGGTAACAAATGTTGAACAAATTAATGTTCCCGTTATCGCTGCCATTAATGGCGCCGCTTTCGGAGGGGGGCTGGAATTAGCTTTGGCTTGTGATATCCGTGTCGCATCAGAAAAGGCAAAAATGGGATTAACCGAGACTTCATTAGCGATTATTCCCGGTGCAGGTGGAACCCAGCGTTTAAGCCGGCTAATCGGATTGGGTCAAGCCAAAAAGATGATTTTTACAGCCGAACGTATTACCGCCGCTAAAGCACTTGAACTTGGTTTGGTGGAACAAATAAGCGCCAAAGAGACACTTTTGGATGATGTACTGGATTTGGCAAAAGCGATTGCCAAAAATGGTCCAATCGCATTACGACAGGCTAAAACAGCCATTAACCAGGGTTATCAGACAGACATTACTACTGGACTTGCGATTGAACATTTATGTTATAAAGAAACCATTTCAACCAACGACCGTAATGAAGGTTTACAAGCATTTGAAGAAAAAAGAAAACCGGTTTATACAGGTGAATGA
- a CDS encoding acetyl-CoA carboxylase biotin carboxyl carrier protein subunit, with the protein MMEVKASMAGSVWKVTVKEGEQVQEDQDIVILESMKMEIPIGAEDEGTVKEIKVAEGDFVNEGDVIAIIE; encoded by the coding sequence ATCATGGAAGTAAAAGCATCAATGGCAGGAAGTGTATGGAAAGTTACCGTAAAAGAAGGTGAGCAAGTACAAGAAGATCAGGATATTGTTATTTTAGAATCGATGAAAATGGAAATTCCCATTGGCGCAGAAGACGAAGGGACAGTGAAAGAGATCAAAGTGGCAGAAGGTGATTTTGTCAACGAGGGCGATGTTATTGCAATTATCGAATGA
- a CDS encoding acetyl-CoA carboxylase biotin carboxylase subunit, translated as MINKVLIANRGEIAARVIRTCKKMGIQTVAVYSEADQKAPFVALADESYLLGPPRVNESYLNTDKILQIAKRADVDAIHPGYGFLSENAVFAQKCQDEGLIFIGPAGEIMQKMGSKIAARKTMQQAGVPVVPGTEGGVASVEEALQIAKGIGYPIMLKASAGGGGIGMQVVQSDAELAKAFASNSKRAENFFGDGAMFMEKKLEHARHVEIQILADNDGNAVHLFERECSIQRRNQKVVEEAPSPFISEKTRKKMGETAVKAAKAIGYTNAGTIEFLVDENENFYFLEMNTRIQVEHAITEEITGLDIVEEQLNIANGKALTIDQDTLTIKGHAIEVRIYAEDPVTFYPSPGHITTMQAPTGDHIRNELAVTSDYDVTPFYDPMIGKLIVTGETRQEAISGLKTALESYHIDGIKTNIPMLKAVIDHDQFKAGNTTTAFVQEYYLPMIKTN; from the coding sequence ATGATTAACAAAGTACTGATCGCTAATCGTGGGGAAATAGCCGCAAGAGTTATCCGTACGTGTAAAAAGATGGGTATCCAAACGGTTGCTGTATATTCGGAAGCTGATCAAAAAGCACCATTCGTTGCACTTGCAGACGAAAGCTATTTACTCGGACCACCACGGGTAAACGAAAGTTATTTGAACACAGATAAGATCCTGCAAATCGCCAAAAGAGCCGATGTCGACGCAATCCATCCAGGCTATGGTTTTTTAAGCGAAAATGCCGTATTTGCCCAAAAGTGTCAAGATGAAGGACTCATTTTCATTGGCCCAGCTGGCGAGATTATGCAAAAAATGGGCAGTAAAATTGCAGCAAGAAAAACGATGCAACAGGCGGGTGTACCAGTTGTTCCCGGTACTGAAGGTGGAGTCGCATCCGTGGAAGAAGCTTTGCAAATTGCCAAGGGCATCGGTTATCCCATTATGTTAAAGGCTTCGGCAGGCGGCGGGGGTATTGGCATGCAAGTCGTTCAGTCAGATGCTGAACTAGCAAAAGCGTTTGCCAGTAATTCCAAGCGGGCTGAAAATTTTTTCGGTGATGGTGCGATGTTTATGGAGAAAAAATTGGAGCATGCCCGTCATGTCGAGATCCAGATTCTGGCGGACAATGATGGAAACGCTGTCCATTTATTTGAACGGGAATGTTCGATCCAGCGCCGAAATCAAAAGGTTGTCGAAGAAGCGCCATCTCCATTCATCTCTGAAAAAACCCGAAAAAAAATGGGTGAAACCGCAGTCAAAGCCGCTAAAGCAATCGGTTATACAAATGCCGGCACGATTGAATTCCTTGTCGATGAAAACGAGAACTTCTATTTTCTTGAAATGAATACAAGAATCCAGGTTGAGCATGCGATTACCGAGGAAATTACCGGACTTGATATTGTTGAGGAACAATTGAATATCGCAAATGGGAAGGCATTAACTATTGATCAGGATACTTTAACAATCAAGGGACATGCGATTGAAGTGCGGATTTATGCTGAAGATCCAGTCACATTTTACCCATCACCGGGTCACATTACAACAATGCAGGCGCCAACCGGTGATCATATCCGTAATGAACTTGCAGTGACCAGCGATTATGATGTGACACCATTTTATGATCCAATGATCGGCAAGTTAATTGTCACCGGTGAAACACGGCAAGAAGCTATCTCAGGGTTGAAAACAGCACTGGAAAGTTATCATATTGATGGTATTAAAACAAACATTCCAATGTTAAAAGCTGTTATTGACCATGACCAGTTTAAAGCTGGGAACACGACAACCGCTTTTGTGCAAGAATATTATTTACCAATGATTAAAACAAATTAA
- a CDS encoding acyl-CoA dehydrogenase family protein, with protein sequence MNFELTKEQQMIKKMVRDFAEAVIRPRAIEIDKEAVFPSDIFKQMGELGLLGIPFPEEYGGSGGDTISYALAVEEVARVCGSTGLSYAAAVSLGASPLYYFGTEEQKQTFLKPLAEGEALGSFGLTEPNAGSDAGGTKTTATIDGDDYVINGEKCFITNCNYAKTIIVTAVTGKDERGKNIISAIIVPADAEGVTTKNNYDKMGVRGSDTGEIVLDHVRVPRKNLLGDPEKGFKQFLHTLDGGRISIGALGLGIAQASLEKALLYAKERKQFGQPISNFQAIQFKLADMAMEVELARNIVHKAAWLKDQGKPFTKEAAFAKLYATETAVRSANQAIQILGGYGYMREYEVERYLRDAKLLEIGEGTSEIQRLVIARQLGC encoded by the coding sequence ATGAATTTTGAACTAACGAAAGAACAACAGATGATTAAGAAAATGGTGCGTGACTTTGCGGAAGCTGTTATTAGGCCCCGGGCCATTGAGATTGATAAGGAAGCGGTATTTCCATCAGATATTTTTAAGCAAATGGGTGAACTTGGTTTATTAGGGATTCCATTTCCAGAAGAATATGGTGGTTCAGGCGGTGATACAATTTCTTATGCGCTTGCAGTCGAAGAAGTTGCCCGGGTTTGTGGCAGTACAGGATTAAGTTATGCTGCTGCGGTTTCACTTGGTGCAAGTCCACTTTATTATTTTGGTACCGAAGAGCAAAAGCAAACATTTTTGAAACCGCTTGCTGAAGGGGAAGCGTTAGGCTCATTTGGCTTAACTGAACCAAATGCCGGCTCAGATGCTGGCGGTACTAAGACAACCGCAACGATTGATGGTGATGATTATGTCATTAATGGAGAAAAATGCTTTATCACTAACTGTAATTATGCCAAGACAATTATTGTGACTGCGGTTACCGGTAAGGATGAGCGCGGCAAAAATATTATCAGTGCCATTATTGTACCCGCGGATGCTGAGGGTGTTACAACGAAAAACAATTATGATAAAATGGGTGTTCGCGGTTCAGATACAGGTGAGATTGTTTTGGATCATGTTCGCGTACCTCGAAAAAATCTATTAGGTGACCCGGAAAAAGGATTCAAGCAGTTTCTTCATACACTTGATGGTGGTCGTATTTCGATTGGAGCACTTGGTCTGGGAATAGCCCAGGCGTCACTCGAAAAAGCATTACTATATGCAAAAGAACGCAAGCAATTTGGCCAACCGATTTCCAACTTTCAGGCCATCCAGTTCAAGCTTGCTGATATGGCGATGGAAGTAGAATTGGCACGGAATATCGTACACAAGGCTGCCTGGTTAAAAGATCAAGGGAAACCGTTTACAAAGGAAGCCGCCTTTGCCAAACTGTATGCAACAGAAACTGCAGTTCGCTCAGCTAACCAGGCTATTCAAATCCTCGGCGGTTATGGTTACATGCGTGAATATGAAGTAGAACGCTATCTTCGTGATGCCAAACTATTAGAAATTGGGGAAGGCACGTCAGAGATTCAACGTCTTGTTATTGCCAGACAACTAGGCTGCTAG